Genomic segment of Benincasa hispida cultivar B227 chromosome 1, ASM972705v1, whole genome shotgun sequence:
GTGTTTGGGAGGATTTGAACATGTACCTCTTATTTTTAACCGAATATTCTTGCTAtcaaacttttaataaaaaattttgcaCTCCTCGTCTTTCAGAGAGACAAAGAATTTGTCATtgtgttttatttaataaatttaatgatcTTCATCTCTTGAAGAGACAACAATCTTTTAAAAAAGGATCGATGAATAAAACTATAATATTTGActaataaatttcaaatctactatattttttttaatagagtttacaaaataataatactaatattagtttttttttaaaaaaaaaaatcatgggtGTTGGGGGTTTTATTATAAAATCGATGGGATTTGCTGCGAGAAAAagagttttattaattaagatGGAAATTAGTATGAAATCCgacaataaaaatagaatttaaattttattgtgaATATTTTGTTTGGTATTAAATTGGATGAAGTGAAGGGATCCAAAACATGTCATGTCTCCTTTtgaaacaattatatatatatgttatccAAGACATACTTATGTCTTTTtttgaatttccttttttttttttcaataatacaatattatttttatatatgtcCGTGGGATTTCCTTTGGCTTACATTATACCTCAACAAATTTGATGtgccaaatttttttattttcttatatttatttctcatgTGTTGTCATTTCTCCAATATATATTACTATAATTATTAACTATGACCACATATAtctataaattaatataaaaaaaaaaacttattaagatgcataattaatttaatgatcACGACCTACtagaaaaagtttttaatctTGCTTAATTTGTacgtaaaaattaattttaatttattctgtacctaaaatcaattttgaataatgCGAATTATCTATAGATAAAATGCCAAAAATTTAACGACAATGGATAATAATAAGTTTAGGAAGCATCATTTTAAATTCCAGTTAAAATTTGAAGTTTTGATTCCTACTAAATTATGAACTCAAAAGatggtaaaacagtaatttgaacgttcttgtattttttgtaaattgttattaataaaaaaaaatatttttttggcctctcaaagtaataatttagtctctttaattttattaactaaaaatttagtctctatattttaaaaattataacaatttagctCTTATCCTAAAAAATCTTATCAAAATTAAGTCCCAATTTTTATTGCATAACAATTAGTTATTCACGGTTTATAAAATCTTTGATCTTGGATCAATTTATTGACCTACATGTTAAAATTCCTTTTTGTTAAATCCTATAAAATTTTTTACTATATGACTAAATCAAATTATAAAGCACAAGAAGTAGATTGttacttaataaaatttaagacttaaattactataaatttgaaagtgtaaatattaaattattaccAATTGTAACTCatagattaaattattacttacctcaaatttcaAAGTGccaagagattttttttttttacttttgataTATTTTCGATTATTTTGAAGCTAAGCTAGTAAGTATTGTATTCTTTTTTGGCAAAAATATAAGCTCTATAAATGTCAAATAGATATTTAAAGTTTCAAATTGTGTCtaatcatattaatttttttaaaaaaaattaaagacccATTTAACTCaaatgtacaaaaaaaaaaaaaaaaaaaagttaaagacaaaacttgtaatttaacttaaCATTGATTTAATCAATGAGATAGAGTTTTTTCCTAGTCGTTCCTTGAGGCTTTAACTACTCCTCCCAATCTCTCTCACTTAATTATTCGGGATGGTTTAGGTCTAGCCCTCTAGTTAGACTGTTTGTATCTCTACAAAATTTCGTTGAGAGTTAGTCCTCTAAGTCCACTTAGTAATCAATAGTAATCGTTCGTTGGAGATTGTGTTTTGTTATTTAGGCTTATCTTAGATTGAGAGTTTTGCTCTCTATTTGTGTTTACTGCATATATctgcatatttatttattggtaGAAAGATGTTCATTTACCCTGCAGGGTTGGGACTCCACGGGGACCTGCCCCGAAAGAGGTAGAGAATCCCCGATTAGATGGGAAATGAAGGAAGGGAACAAAGAGAAGTTTCTTCCCGTTGACTAAACAGGGATGGAAACATGGATTACATTTTCCGTCCCCGCTTCGATTCCCCACTTCACCCGGtggaaaaaattatatatatattcatccATTCATTATAATACTTTAGTAGATTCAATAATTAgatttttctgattttcttatcaatgattttatacttattacttttttttttctttttaatatgtaaggctttattacttttaaatcataaatgttataatatttaagTTGAAGGATTAaacttgtaatatttaaattttaatttgtaagagttatgagattaaatatttaaattatatctttacatacaaaatattattgtttttattaagaaatttatagtgttttttaattaaaaaaatccatttaatatataaaattgtatCAAAGttgagaataaaattaaaagtttaaaaaatgaataaattaaaaaaaaaagagagattttttttcatGAGAAACCGATCCTTATAAATTCTCTATGAAAATACTCACCCCAATCTTTAATTTCACgaagatgaaaaatgaaataggGAAGGGGGACAAGAAAGCCTTTCCCGTCTCACCCGGTAGACATCTGTATTTGTTGATTAGAATTGTCCGTGTTATTTCTATGTGGCCTTGGCTGGAGCTTAGAGGTAAAATGTGGTTCATCCACTTGGTTAGTAAGGTAGAGTTGAATGCATAGGTCAAACATGCAAATATAGAAGGCGAAGAGGTATGTGTCCATATTGAGAACTCCACATCTAAAAACAACCTTTAAAAATACTTaaatacgtttttttttttattattattattggtaaTTGATTTTGAGGTATAactcaaaatatattaaaaggtTAGGGAGGGAGGAAACCGAAGCACAGTCTGTCTTCTTCATCCTTCTGCCTCCTCTCTCCATTTTTATTGTGAACTTCATTTTtgtcttctcttctttctcttctattTCTCTCTCTACACTTCCCGCCGATGCTCGAAATACCCAACCTCGCCGCCGATGACGACGACATGGACGACGGCATGAAGTGCAGTTACCATCCTTATCGGAGCAACCAAGGAGGGATCTGCGCTTTATGTCTTCAAGAGAAGCTCGGCAAATtagtctcttcttcttcccctcttcctcttccacctcctcctccttcttcttcttcttcttcctcttcctctttcaGATCCGATTTCGCCGCCGTCCGTCACTCTGCTGCTTCCTCTGTTCAATTTCGCCCCCAAAATGGAAGTCACTGCCACGATTATCACGCCGCACCGGCAAGGACTCGAATACCCTTTctgtcgaagaagaagaagaagaaccagCCGGAGGTAGGTTTTCGCCGGTCTAAATCCACTACCACTCCGGCTAGAGGGAAATTTCTGGATCCTTACCATGGTGAAGATTATAGCCCTAAAAACAGAGGATGGATTTGGTCTTTGTTTGATCTTTCTACTAAATCCCATTCATTGAGGAAAATCGATCACGGGGGTTTGCGGGAGAGTTCGAAGATCGCGTCGCTACCGACCGCCGCGGCGTCGGAGAAGTTGAAGGGAAAATGCGCGGAAACGTCGAAAGATTTCTCCGGTACCGGCACGACGGAGGACGACGACGGCGGTGTTGAGGATAGTCCAAACAGTAGTCAAGCCTCTGCCTCAGTCTCTTCGTTCGAACGGAAGGTGTCGAGATCCAGATCCGTCGGGTGCGGCAGCCGGAGTTTCTCCGGCGACTTGTTCGAAAGAATCACTGGTTTCGGCGACTGTACGCTACGGAGAGTGGAATCTCACAGAGAGGGAAAACCCAAAATAAACCCCACCGCCGTGGCCACCTTGCAGGACGGCAGCGATTGCCTGAAAGAGCGAGTGAAATGCGGCGGAATATTCGGCGGGTTCATGATTCAGACATCGTCGTCATCGTCTTCAGCGTCATCGTCGTACTGGGTATCATCATCCTCCGGCGAAGAGGGAAGACTCCCGGCGATGACTGCGCCGGCGCCGTACGTGCAAGGGCGGAGCAAAAACAGAGGTTGGGCATTTGCAAGTCCGATGAGAGCGTTATCGAAACCATCATCTTCATCCTCAGAAGGGAAAAGAGAATCATCGGACAAAAATTCGACTCCAAATTTGGAAGCCATTCCTTCATTGCTGTCTGTAAGAATCtgaacacaaaattgaaatatgaAACTAAGACGCAGTAATTTAAATTTACATGTTaatcatgaaattaattatctttttatttgattttatgtcgttttaaaattttaaattgatattgtAAATCATGTTGTTGttattgaaagtttagggaGTCCAGACTTTTCCCCAATGTTGCTTGCTTGCTTTGTGTATTTTGGCATGACCGGTGGGTCcggttatttttgtttttttttcatgtacTAAATATCCACCAAATTTAATAATTCTTTTTGGTCATCAATCGATAACATAGATTTCTTATTTCCAATTcactatttaatttttgtttatatgtCTTTTTCATATTATATGCCTTTATATCTTAATTATCGAAGATTAAATGCCATTAATTTAGATTTATTATAGGCATAAgtatttgtgatccaatctcCATTTGGACCCTTCgtgatttatttataattatttaaacttaattttatctTAAAAGAAATCCACTATTACCTAAATAAATTTATTCTCTTACAAAATCCTAACAATGtattaatcaaataattattacatAATTCTTCATAagtaagtaaaagaaaaatagtagtAGACATGAAGAAGAAATACcactcaaattaataataataataataaaaaatatatattactaTCTATTTGATTTCACCATTTCTCTCTAATATATTGTTAACCTTTACACTTcgctacatatatatttatttaagtgatatataaaaaaatataatatgttatattaatttctttttgtagATAGAGTTTACTATAATCTAACCTCGAActtttagaagaagaaaaaaaataatatttattgtttaagttAGTCTTGATGGGagtgatttatttaaattagtaaaacatAGAATAATGTTGGTTGTTTTGTTAACATTATGAGGTGTCTAGTGAGAACATAAAAATTGGATCTAGCTTagtaaagaaagaagagaacaTAAAAATTGGATCTATAGATATGTTTAGTTGGCTAAATAGTGTTTgttaattggttaaaaattaaaagttgattataaaaaatagagaaatttgCTGTTTGATGtgttgttataaaattataatagaaTGGTAGTTAGTAATAGAGGTATAGAGATTCCCATGGTCACGTGCATCACATGCTGCACAGTATTCAAATAAGAGGATCTCGAGGACTTGCTGGGCTGGGCTCTATTATGGACTCCATCCTCTATAGGCTAAATTTAGATGAGAAAAATAGTCCCTCGAAGAAAGTCCAGCCGCCCGCCCATCTGGATCAACGATCTGATCTGTTGGATGGGAGATTGGTTGATTATTAGCGGTCAAGTCTAGGTGTACCGAATGTGTGTGGCAAAGGCCTAATTGGGAGTGGGCTGCGAGAATTATTGGGTATGGGCTCTAGATTAGCATTGAATTTTAACAATAATATTGTGCGGTAGGGAGCTTCACAAGATTCAATCACCGACATTGAAGATTACTAAGTTCTTGTTGCACCAACAAACCACACATTTTACTTGAGAAAAACATTGATTTCTTCTTATCATATCATTATCGGTCGGCTCCGGTTTGTTTCAATGCTCCACTATTGCTATCCAAAGTTCACTGCCTAATTCATCTTGTTACGAAATCgataattaaagaacacaaaaagaaatatagaaatagagaagattgacacACAAATATACGTGGTTGTGTTAGCTACAAGAACAGTATTATTAGGGagaatgtttttcaaaaattacatCAAATGACACCtttagggttagagagtttatataatgCACtattctaaaccctagggtcataatcgtaaataattataaataaataaatatactgaatactaatttttgttttgatttaggTGATTTAAACGGTTTTTTGATTCACTCTTTCACCCCTACTCGAAGAtatgattatataaatatattcatatttaCAGTGGTGAGATGTTTGATTTACTATGGAaggaatatatatttataattttatatccatattaaatataatttttctcgTGAATGGCATAAAATTTTAGATGTATAACatatgttatgtatgttaagtaaaTTGTAAAACATCTAGTAATTAAAGTGGTTCACTAATCAACACCATTGTGGTATTTTTCTAAAGCTCAAAATGATAAGTTGGGAGAAACGAACAAAGTTctcattttaaaaagaatgaacatGTACTATAAATGATAATCTCTATTTCctgatatatataatttaattaagtcacttattattattattattattattatgtttgttttattaatgaattataaCGTGAAAAGTTAATCCCCTATATACAAAGTGGCTTTTATAAATTGAACCAGTACAAATAGTTCAGGTGATTAATCATACAAATACATATGAAATAAAACACATGGACTACGATTTTTTTAcacttcaaaataaaattttaaaaaaaaaacaaatcatttAAAGAAAAGGTATGAAATATAATTAACTCCAGAACCACAACTCGAATTGCATACATTCTATGACTTTAGAGTCATCAAACTCTTACATTATGTATAAAAGTAAAACACACtcaaattctttaaaaataataaagataaaaaaaaaaattaaagaaattatataaatatatatatatattgaaggaaTGTTGAAAATTTAGGGTTGTGGTTGTGGATCTGGatgtgaagaagaaatgaggGGTTGGGTTTGGGaattttgttgttgatgttGTGAAGTGATTATTGAAGTGTTTAATGGCCTTTTGGCATTTCTGTAAATTGCATACAGCAAAAGTTGTGTCAATCCCAACCCTAAACCCATTCCATTTGGTACCTGCATGAaccatttttcaattattattctataaaagataaacaataaactatatatatatatattttttttttaatgtattaaataaaggtttatattgaatataagtGGATTTTGAATATCATTCCAGCAGTCACACTCACTTGgatatggtttttgtttttataaataatttctattttttaaagcCTAATAATGTAATAACTTGTATCCTTttctctctaaactttcaatttcattaaataaatatttgcaGATATAATTACTTTACCTTCATTTCAATTTCCACTATTTCTATACTAATTGAATCTATAAAAGTTAACTCATAATAAAAtaggaaataaaaaatttaaaaaaatatacctttttagtctttagattttagatataatttctATTCAGTCtctatgtttcaaaatgttacacatttagtccttagattttttagtttggtttcaatatagtccataagtttcaaaatgttacaatctTACcattgacatttgagttttgtttcaatttggtctctatgttttaagatttacacttttaaactcatttattcactaaatattcattttccgtttttagtattaatttatgttgataaattaaaatatgttaaaagaattatagttaattaaatttcactatttttaacactttgaaaattaaattcaaaatttcacatttttaattaattaatagaaattgacgtcaatgattgaaagtgagtatttaatggaaaattgaggttaaaaatgtaaaatcttgaaacctaagaaccaaattgaaacGAAACCCAaatctcaaaggtaaaattttaacattttgaaacttaaggattaaattgaaacaaaattcaaaacttaagaactaaatgtgtaacatttaaAAATCTAGGGACTAGATAAAAACTACACCCAAAATCTAAAGaccaaaaagttattttacccTAAAAAGTTCTCCACCAAAAAGTAAGCTTTATTGGGCACAATATTTGACTCACAAATTTGAGACAAAACTAACTCTAatactatttttcctttaaatacAATTGATTTTGGTATCTgataaatactttattcataAAATGCACATGAAAATATGTATTAACAAAACTAACTCTAatactatttttcctttaaatacAATTGATTTTGGTATCTgataaatactttattcataAAATGCACATGAAAATATGTATACTTTTAATAATGAAACTATTTAAAGGTAGGAGTTACAACATTTATTCAAGTTAAcgtaaatattataatatttatccAAGTTTAAAGTACAAcagataaattttaatttttaggatACAAATAGATATCCATCGATGGAATTTACTTGAGGgtaaactttaattttattttattttttaaatcatagacatattttcttcttctcaaaataaataaagttaaattacaaatttggtctctataagttagaaaaagttataatttagtcctataatttcaaaagttagaatttaatccCAATTGTTTGATAAAAACTCATAAATAGTCCCTATGATTTgataaatattcataaataGTTCTTACGGTAAAGACTATTTATGAAggattttatcaaatcatagtgaaaaaaaatctaattataaaCCATATGAACT
This window contains:
- the LOC120070272 gene encoding uncharacterized protein DDB_G0271670 codes for the protein MLEIPNLAADDDDMDDGMKCSYHPYRSNQGGICALCLQEKLGKLVSSSSPLPLPPPPPSSSSSSSSSFRSDFAAVRHSAASSVQFRPQNGSHCHDYHAAPARTRIPFLSKKKKKNQPEVGFRRSKSTTTPARGKFLDPYHGEDYSPKNRGWIWSLFDLSTKSHSLRKIDHGGLRESSKIASLPTAAASEKLKGKCAETSKDFSGTGTTEDDDGGVEDSPNSSQASASVSSFERKVSRSRSVGCGSRSFSGDLFERITGFGDCTLRRVESHREGKPKINPTAVATLQDGSDCLKERVKCGGIFGGFMIQTSSSSSSASSSYWVSSSSGEEGRLPAMTAPAPYVQGRSKNRGWAFASPMRALSKPSSSSSEGKRESSDKNSTPNLEAIPSLLSVRI